Sequence from the Candidatus Neomarinimicrobiota bacterium genome:
CGGGAAGCCTTTTCCCGGAAATGGTATAAAGAACTTCTTTCATCAAAACCAATCCCTGTCCGGATGTAAAATTGGTAACACGTCCGCCCGCAAGGGCAAATCCTTCGCATGCAGATGCGGAGCTGTGTTCAGATTCTGACTCTATAAAAGCCATGCGTTCTCCCCAAATATTGGTTCCGCCGTTAGCAAGCACCGCTTGATAGCCAGATCCCATCGTTGTTGACGAGGTTATTGGGTATGCGCACGCACCCTGGGTGATGTGGGTTTCCACCCAAACAACAATTGCGGCACCATCTGCTGTTGAATTAATTCCGGGGTATTTTTTCATTTTTTTAAATATCATTCGTAATTGAACAAAGAATTTACTTGAAAAATTTTTACATTTACACTTCTATCTCTTTCCACTTCCCCTGCAAAACCCTCCAAACCATAATAACTGCAAATAGCAAAATGTGTCCGGATAAAACCAACCACGGACCGATATAGCCTGCGTCTAGATAAACTCCCGTTAAATAACTTATGGGTATTAAAAAAAACCACACAAGCACCGATTCAACGATAGCAGGAAAAAACGTATCACCTGCGCCAGAAAGAGCAAACCAAAGCGTAAACCCAACGGCGTCAATAAACTGGATCGCTCCAACCAGCCTCAATGTAACTATACCAACCCGAACTACATCTGGGTCGTTTGTAAAAACTGGTAATATATAATTGGGAAATAGTATAAAAACCATTCCCATGGTTCCCATGATGTACTCTGAAAACCGAATGCTTTCTTTAATGCTCTTTTCTGCTTTTTCTGTTCTCTTTTCGCCCATGTGTTTACTTACTAAGGTTGAACACGCCTGTCCCACGCCCAGCGCTGGCATAAAAGATGCGTGCATTATTGTAAAAACAACTTGTGTTGCGGCAAGCTCAACCAGGCCAATCATTCCCATAATTTTATAAAAAAACGACCACCCCACAGCAACAAACATTTCCTGAATTCCTTGGGGTAGGGCTAATTGGATTTGTCTTATTAACATTTTTTGTTTTAACGATGGTTTAGTGATCCCAAACTGGTTTTTTATTTTCGGGGAAAACAAATAAAGGGCGTAGTGCGTTGTCATCCACACAGAGGATATAAGCGTTGCAATTGCGGCGCCCTTAACTCCCAAAGAGGGAAATTCTGTCCAAGACCATAAGCCTGGGATTTGATTAAATGGAAAAATTGAATCTGCAAAAACCTTTTGAAGTCCGCTCGTACCAAAAATAAGTCCCGCGTTTAAATATATGTTTAATACATTGCTGGAAATAGTTGCTTTCATGTGAATTTTGGGCTCCTCTATTCCTGTAAAAAAACCCTGAAACACAAACCCAATAGACGAAAAGAAAAGACTTAGAAAAACAATTTCTGCATAAATAATACACTGAGCCTGTGATAGTGGGTCAAAAATAAAAAAGGGGACTACATCTTTAGAAAATATGTAGCCCAAAAAAGTGCCGGGAATGCTGTATAGGGAACCCAATAGAAGACCATTAAAAAGAGCGTGGCCGCACTCATGGCGCTTGTGTTCGCCAAGCCGTCTTGCTGAAACGGTTTGCGTTGCTGTCCTTATGCCTATCATAAAACTTAAAATACCCCAAAACAACATATTGCCCATACCCGTGGCTACGAGCGCTGATGTCCCAAGGTGCCCGACCATCGCAACGTCCGCTATGCCCATAAACACCCGACTCAGATTACTTAAAATTATCGGCCACGCGAGAAAAACAATCCGATTAAATAAAATCTTATCGTTCGGTAGTATATATTTTTTTATCACATCCATTGGTTTGTAGTGCTGGGGGTTGTTTTGTATAATTTATCTTGGTCCAAACAAAATGGTTCCCAATCGAACCATTGTGCTTCCTTCTTCCACCGCAATACGATAATCTCTGGACATTCCCATAGAAAGTTCGGTTAATTTTTTATCAGCTATTTGCGAGTTTAGCCTTGTTTGGGTTTTTCTTAATAAAACAAATGAATCTCGAATTTTACTTTTATCGCTAGAAAGCGGGCCAACCGTCATTAATCCTTTTACGGCGATATTGGGGATGTCCATACATTGGATCATGTTATCAATATCGTCTGGAGAAAACCCCCCTTTTTGTTGCTCGCCGCTTGTGTTCACCTCTAATAAAACCTGCGTGTTTTTATTTTGTGCTTTCCTTCCTATTTTTTTCGCCAACACCAGCGAATCAACCGAGTCAACTGTATCAAACAGCTTTAGACATTTACTAATTTTATTGGACTGAAGGTGCCCTATCATTCTCTTTTTAAGCGGGCGGATATCTTCTGGTATTAGGAAAAACTTATCGGCAGCCTCCTGTACTTTATTTTCGCCTATTGATCTAATTCCGCCGGCTGCGGCTTTTATGATTGTTTCTATGGGGTGGGTTTTAGTAACCGCAACAATTTCAACGTGGTGAAAAAGTCCGGCTTTGTTTTGAGCTTTATGTATTGATTCTTGAATTCTGTCGAGTGTAGTCGAAAAGCTCAAGATTCTTCTGAAATATCTGCGCCTTTTTCTTTGGGGGTGGGCTCTTCTTCGTCAGCGTTATCCTTATCAATTTGCCCCTCTTCGTTTATAACGCGGGTGATGGATGATATGCTTGCGCCCTCGTCAAGCTTTACAAGTTTTACGCCTTGTGTCACGCGACCAATAATTCGAAGAGCCGACACCGGCTGTCTCATCAAAACGCCGGAATTTGTAATAACTATTAAATCGTCTGAGTCCACCACTTCCATTATTTTAACCATCTTACCTGTTTTGTCGGTGCAACGCATGGCCATTACGCCCTTTCCGCCACGCGTTTGGGTGCGAAATTGAATCACGTCTGTTCGTTTTCCCATACCCTTTTCTGTTGCGACTAAAATTGTACCTTCTCTTTTTACAATTAGCATTCCGATGACATAATC
This genomic interval carries:
- a CDS encoding YggS family pyridoxal phosphate-dependent enzyme is translated as MSFSTTLDRIQESIHKAQNKAGLFHHVEIVAVTKTHPIETIIKAAAGGIRSIGENKVQEAADKFFLIPEDIRPLKKRMIGHLQSNKISKCLKLFDTVDSVDSLVLAKKIGRKAQNKNTQVLLEVNTSGEQQKGGFSPDDIDNMIQCMDIPNIAVKGLMTVGPLSSDKSKIRDSFVLLRKTQTRLNSQIADKKLTELSMGMSRDYRIAVEEGSTMVRLGTILFGPR
- a CDS encoding MATE family efflux transporter codes for the protein MGIADVAMVGHLGTSALVATGMGNMLFWGILSFMIGIRTATQTVSARRLGEHKRHECGHALFNGLLLGSLYSIPGTFLGYIFSKDVVPFFIFDPLSQAQCIIYAEIVFLSLFFSSIGFVFQGFFTGIEEPKIHMKATISSNVLNIYLNAGLIFGTSGLQKVFADSIFPFNQIPGLWSWTEFPSLGVKGAAIATLISSVWMTTHYALYLFSPKIKNQFGITKPSLKQKMLIRQIQLALPQGIQEMFVAVGWSFFYKIMGMIGLVELAATQVVFTIMHASFMPALGVGQACSTLVSKHMGEKRTEKAEKSIKESIRFSEYIMGTMGMVFILFPNYILPVFTNDPDVVRVGIVTLRLVGAIQFIDAVGFTLWFALSGAGDTFFPAIVESVLVWFFLIPISYLTGVYLDAGYIGPWLVLSGHILLFAVIMVWRVLQGKWKEIEV